In the genome of Armatimonadota bacterium, one region contains:
- a CDS encoding N-acetylmuramoyl-L-alanine amidase — protein MKRLGLHALTILLILAVPLACIGSPKFDDDSKGHPDFDRMATQRGGRWQQPLMPLFEEAAARHDVPLPLLLTLGYFGSAFENRGDAPTIEGGYGVMALRENKTGGKSLAEGEELTKTPKEKLKIDPKENINAAAVVLAHYAKKQGIDKSKGLEAWLGPVIEYAGLEEEFSRLFAMEIFQKLQSGLDWTNSSGERFYFPPQDIGAVDLNSLIPREAVRITNIGEAAPAPELAGDVPPIVGSSDYPPAIWYPAASCNYSAYYTAKDTIVVHTIEGTAAGCLSWFRNCNAQVSAHYVVSEAGTVWQCVDEDYKAWHVSCYNSRSIGIEHEGYAASPSHPKSLYDASGLLSRDICNDWGIPKEKRTVGPGILGHIDVTRCCCGTHTDPGNGWDWNYYISVVQGVPTWGASFHAQSYPSTMTAGSTAIAWVEFVNTGTGAWHHNETYLGTSSPRDRSSPFYNPSNWPSCNRPTDVDQWEVTQGNIGRFTFILKAPTTPGTYVEKFQLVREGITWFGPEITWTITVTPAKGNLTGTVRNAANGQPISGATVAISGGPSTTTNSSGVYTFNDLDPATYTLNVSKSGFNPASDTATVTAGQTTTKDFYLVSTDTTPPSAPTGLTATSISPSQINLSWNASTDSGGAGLAGYIIFRNNAEVGRTSATTYQDNGLTQNTTYTYYVKAYDNANNVSGPSNTAVASTQPGTVAIFQDGFATIDPNLWTAIVQSPMPGPYPPVWDGSVNHGTFPGSGSIKTLSSSDPNQGCLLGHTFNPPFQAAKFESWFYDTSASNNSRQGLEIRCHDNSGGIKAIYYLGTYSASPGSFSTYSAGYYKVCGTGCTGWYWPGAACKTRTVGWHKFTIEFLPYTGSSDVKYYIDDTLVCTTDRTLDTQTYGLTMVAYGYHYRVNQEGWFDDCAMYASAPYAPTMGTPVALSTNSIRWVLTDNSNNETGFLIVDSAQTVKASAPVQNGTGGTVNITEGSLSPNTPYTRYAKAYNGTLNSVSSGPATRWTLSNPPTSANVVCNRTIGTWYNTPTFSFTAVGGFGQGTVSEYRYAWDTSPTHTWTGSEAIWNSGNLILTAPTPGSYYLHIKGFNGEGVANGTLDLGPFMFDDNPPSNPTSASETHGSQNGIWQSTIADPTFTWTGAEDSDSGIAVYFVYFGTSELGTSDTIVSEASFDPPAVDTGTYYLRIRAKDFAGNTADEWKTLFTFKYDSNPPNTPIVEDDGQYSGSRTKLHATWRATDAHSGIAEYMYAVGTSPGDTSIVNWTSAGASDEAIITIPSPGLNIGTTYYISVKARDSAGNWSNIGSSDGIQVVAESPTIAFAKGLANATPVALTNKIVTATFANGFYIEEADRSSGILVLGSGPNPGALVTVGGTLGTNASGERAIVDAATIVEAAPDPNRIPKPLFMIGNALGGDWFNAETPGVTGAVALNNIGLLVTICGRVESVGEQEFLINDGSTASPIKAIASGINVSSLIAEDDFVVVTGISSLELDDGVFKPLLRVRTAEDIEKKN, from the coding sequence GAATGGCAACACAAAGAGGCGGTCGTTGGCAGCAGCCACTGATGCCGCTATTCGAAGAAGCAGCTGCACGCCATGATGTCCCCTTGCCTTTGTTGCTGACCCTAGGATACTTCGGCAGTGCATTCGAAAACCGCGGAGATGCTCCAACTATCGAGGGAGGTTACGGAGTAATGGCCCTCCGCGAAAACAAAACAGGCGGAAAATCACTCGCTGAGGGAGAAGAACTCACCAAGACTCCAAAGGAAAAGCTAAAAATAGACCCCAAAGAAAATATTAACGCAGCAGCGGTAGTATTAGCCCACTATGCAAAAAAACAAGGGATCGATAAAAGCAAAGGCTTGGAAGCCTGGTTAGGACCAGTAATTGAGTACGCCGGCTTGGAAGAAGAATTCAGCCGCTTGTTTGCGATGGAAATATTCCAGAAGCTTCAAAGTGGGTTGGATTGGACTAACTCGTCTGGAGAGCGATTCTACTTCCCTCCTCAAGACATCGGTGCAGTTGACCTAAATTCGCTCATACCTAGAGAAGCGGTTCGGATAACGAACATAGGTGAAGCTGCACCAGCACCAGAATTAGCTGGCGATGTCCCGCCAATTGTTGGCTCGAGCGATTATCCACCCGCCATATGGTACCCAGCCGCAAGTTGCAATTACTCCGCGTACTATACCGCAAAAGACACCATCGTTGTGCATACCATCGAAGGAACTGCAGCAGGTTGTCTTTCATGGTTTAGGAATTGCAACGCCCAAGTTTCCGCTCACTATGTGGTTTCAGAAGCTGGCACAGTCTGGCAATGCGTCGACGAAGACTACAAAGCGTGGCACGTAAGCTGCTACAATTCGCGATCTATTGGAATCGAACACGAAGGCTATGCGGCATCACCAAGCCATCCAAAAAGTCTTTATGACGCATCAGGCTTGCTTTCCCGCGATATTTGCAATGATTGGGGCATTCCTAAAGAAAAACGAACAGTCGGACCGGGAATTCTTGGCCATATCGACGTCACTCGGTGTTGTTGCGGCACGCATACTGATCCAGGCAACGGCTGGGACTGGAATTATTACATTAGCGTAGTGCAAGGCGTACCAACCTGGGGTGCCAGCTTCCACGCGCAGTCTTACCCATCTACTATGACTGCAGGCAGCACTGCAATTGCCTGGGTCGAGTTCGTAAACACCGGCACAGGCGCATGGCATCACAACGAAACCTACTTGGGAACATCGAGTCCCCGAGACCGAAGTAGCCCCTTCTACAACCCAAGCAACTGGCCTTCTTGCAATCGTCCGACCGATGTAGATCAATGGGAGGTAACTCAGGGTAATATCGGGCGTTTCACATTTATATTAAAAGCACCGACAACCCCAGGTACATACGTTGAAAAATTCCAGCTAGTTCGAGAAGGTATAACTTGGTTTGGCCCGGAGATTACATGGACAATTACTGTAACCCCAGCAAAAGGTAACCTAACAGGCACAGTCCGTAACGCCGCAAATGGGCAGCCAATTTCAGGTGCAACTGTTGCCATATCTGGAGGGCCATCAACTACCACCAACAGTTCGGGCGTATATACCTTCAATGATCTTGACCCTGCAACATACACATTAAATGTTTCGAAGTCTGGCTTCAACCCCGCAAGCGATACAGCCACTGTGACTGCTGGTCAAACAACCACTAAAGACTTCTACTTAGTCTCAACGGATACCACTCCGCCCTCCGCCCCAACAGGGCTGACAGCAACCAGTATATCTCCGTCCCAAATCAACCTATCATGGAATGCTTCAACAGACTCTGGCGGAGCTGGGCTAGCAGGATATATAATCTTCCGCAACAATGCAGAGGTTGGCAGAACATCAGCCACCACATACCAAGATAATGGCTTAACGCAAAATACAACATATACCTATTACGTTAAGGCATATGACAACGCCAACAATGTTTCTGGTCCATCAAACACCGCTGTCGCATCAACTCAACCCGGCACGGTTGCAATTTTCCAAGACGGTTTTGCAACAATTGATCCGAATCTTTGGACAGCTATCGTCCAAAGCCCAATGCCTGGACCATACCCTCCTGTTTGGGATGGAAGTGTTAACCACGGTACATTCCCCGGCAGCGGTTCGATAAAAACACTAAGCTCCAGCGATCCTAATCAAGGCTGTCTGCTAGGGCACACCTTCAACCCGCCTTTCCAAGCAGCAAAATTCGAAAGTTGGTTTTATGATACCTCGGCAAGCAATAACAGCCGCCAGGGCCTTGAAATACGATGCCACGATAACTCCGGCGGAATCAAAGCGATTTATTACCTAGGGACATACTCTGCTTCGCCGGGCTCGTTCAGCACATACAGCGCTGGATACTACAAGGTGTGCGGAACGGGATGCACAGGCTGGTATTGGCCAGGAGCCGCCTGCAAAACACGAACGGTCGGCTGGCATAAGTTCACAATTGAATTCCTGCCGTATACTGGCAGCAGCGATGTCAAATATTATATCGACGACACCTTGGTCTGCACCACGGACCGGACATTAGACACTCAAACATATGGCTTGACAATGGTCGCATATGGATACCACTACCGTGTAAACCAAGAAGGATGGTTTGATGACTGCGCCATGTATGCATCAGCTCCATATGCTCCAACTATGGGCACCCCAGTCGCCCTTTCTACCAATTCAATAAGATGGGTATTGACTGATAATTCGAATAACGAAACAGGATTCTTGATAGTCGATTCAGCACAGACAGTTAAAGCATCAGCACCTGTTCAAAATGGCACTGGCGGAACAGTCAATATCACAGAAGGTAGCCTATCTCCAAATACTCCATACACACGATATGCGAAGGCATATAACGGCACGTTAAACAGCGTTTCTTCAGGGCCAGCGACACGATGGACTCTTTCCAACCCGCCAACATCTGCCAATGTCGTGTGCAACCGGACAATTGGAACATGGTATAATACGCCAACATTTAGCTTTACAGCTGTTGGAGGGTTTGGTCAAGGGACTGTAAGCGAATATAGATATGCCTGGGACACTAGTCCTACCCATACGTGGACCGGCTCTGAAGCAATATGGAATTCCGGCAACCTAATTCTCACAGCGCCAACACCTGGCAGTTACTACTTGCACATAAAAGGCTTCAACGGCGAGGGGGTGGCAAATGGTACACTCGACCTTGGACCGTTCATGTTTGACGATAATCCGCCATCTAATCCAACATCAGCTTCGGAAACACACGGCTCACAAAATGGAATATGGCAATCAACGATTGCTGACCCAACGTTCACATGGACCGGTGCAGAGGATAGCGATTCTGGCATAGCCGTCTATTTCGTCTATTTCGGCACTTCCGAACTTGGAACATCCGACACCATAGTCAGCGAAGCATCCTTCGACCCACCTGCCGTTGATACCGGCACCTATTATCTCAGGATTCGCGCAAAGGACTTTGCTGGAAATACTGCTGATGAATGGAAAACCCTTTTCACCTTTAAATATGACTCCAATCCTCCAAACACACCCATCGTTGAAGATGATGGACAATATAGTGGATCAAGGACGAAGCTCCATGCAACCTGGAGGGCCACTGATGCTCACTCCGGCATAGCTGAATATATGTATGCTGTTGGTACTTCGCCAGGCGATACCAGCATCGTTAATTGGACTTCGGCTGGTGCAAGCGATGAAGCCATCATCACCATTCCCAGTCCTGGCCTAAATATTGGCACTACATATTATATCTCTGTCAAAGCGAGAGATTCGGCAGGCAACTGGAGTAACATAGGGTCATCTGATGGAATTCAAGTTGTTGCTGAGTCTCCCACAATTGCATTCGCCAAGGGATTGGCCAATGCTACGCCTGTAGCGCTAACAAACAAGATAGTGACCGCAACATTTGCAAACGGCTTCTATATCGAAGAAGCTGACCGATCATCCGGCATTCTTGTTCTCGGCTCTGGCCCGAATCCGGGAGCCCTTGTGACAGTCGGTGGCACGCTAGGAACAAATGCGTCAGGCGAGCGGGCAATAGTGGACGCAGCGACAATAGTGGAAGCTGCGCCCGATCCAAACCGCATTCCCAAACCACTCTTTATGATTGGCAATGCTCTTGGCGGCGATTGGTTCAACGCCGAAACGCCCGGCGTAACAGGGGCAGTCGCCCTCAATAACATTGGGCTGCTAGTGACTATCTGCGGCAGGGTTGAATCCGTTGGCGAACAAGAGTTCCTAATAAATGACGGCTCCACCGCGTCTCCAATAAAGGCAATAGCGTCAGGAATTAATGTTAGCAGCCTAATCGCTGAAGACGATTTCGTTGTTGTCACCGGAATCTCATCTCTCGAACTCGATGACGGCGTCTTCAAACCGCTGCTTCGCGTTCGGACTGCTGAGGATATAGAAAAGAAAAATTAA
- a CDS encoding Gfo/Idh/MocA family oxidoreductase: protein MEIKVCIVGCGQMGNQHAAGWVSRDDVRVVSVCDPIEERRNSLAQKTGAVAYEDNEDAILHEGVNIVSICTPVCFHSEIACFAAKFGRHILCEKPLALTLGQADEMIRIAKKNNVFLSTSFQYRGLAKNIRYKEIFQRGAFGGPIFARFEDIREVRPKIAMHRCSMNGGPVIDMAGHFFRFDAVDYGRGTG, encoded by the coding sequence ATGGAAATAAAAGTATGCATCGTAGGATGTGGGCAAATGGGAAATCAACATGCAGCTGGGTGGGTGAGCCGCGACGATGTAAGAGTTGTTTCCGTTTGCGACCCAATCGAGGAGAGGAGAAATTCGCTTGCTCAAAAGACTGGTGCTGTTGCCTATGAGGATAATGAAGACGCAATTCTTCATGAAGGCGTAAATATTGTTTCAATCTGCACGCCGGTATGCTTCCACTCGGAAATTGCATGCTTTGCTGCAAAATTCGGTAGACACATTCTTTGCGAGAAGCCACTTGCTTTGACGCTCGGACAGGCGGATGAAATGATCCGCATTGCAAAAAAGAACAATGTGTTTTTATCTACTTCTTTTCAATATCGTGGATTGGCAAAGAATATTCGATACAAAGAAATTTTTCAGCGGGGCGCATTTGGTGGGCCTATTTTTGCTCGATTTGAAGATATTCGCGAAGTCCGGCCTAAGATTGCGATGCATAGGTGCTCAATGAACGGCGGACCAGTGATAGATATGGCCGGTCATTTTTTTCGATTTGATGCGGTGGATTACGGGAGAGGAACCGGTTAG
- a CDS encoding sugar phosphate isomerase/epimerase, which produces MGFHIGCQTITWGENQRERFSQVFDDVIAAGYEGVEIGFRHVRGKAANELRKMLDDRGLGLAAIHIGGSLLDPAQADSERRIIDEVLDYLHAVGCSLIIYSGLRYVSDRQFDRDFDVLNQTAEKCRSQGVRFLYHNHNWEFADDGRVIQALLNKSSDALGFCPDIGWVMKGGWNILEFLNRTKGRIGAVHFKDFATRSSGCDTVILGTGIAPLAEAADWIKKNTQDLWIIAEQDRADIPSGEAAKSNAAYLKGIFGEE; this is translated from the coding sequence ATGGGCTTTCATATTGGTTGTCAGACAATTACATGGGGAGAAAATCAGCGTGAGCGGTTCTCACAGGTCTTTGACGATGTCATAGCGGCAGGATATGAAGGGGTAGAAATAGGATTTCGTCACGTGCGGGGGAAAGCGGCAAATGAACTGAGGAAAATGCTTGATGATCGAGGGCTTGGTTTGGCTGCCATACACATTGGTGGCAGTCTTCTTGACCCAGCTCAGGCAGATTCGGAACGTCGCATTATAGATGAGGTACTCGATTACCTTCATGCTGTGGGATGCTCGTTAATTATTTATTCAGGTCTTCGATATGTATCTGACAGGCAATTCGACCGTGACTTTGATGTCCTAAATCAGACCGCTGAAAAGTGTCGGTCGCAAGGTGTTCGATTCCTTTATCATAATCACAACTGGGAGTTTGCGGATGACGGTCGTGTGATTCAAGCCCTTCTAAATAAAAGTAGTGATGCACTGGGATTCTGTCCAGACATTGGATGGGTGATGAAAGGTGGATGGAACATCCTCGAATTCCTTAATCGGACTAAGGGAAGGATTGGCGCAGTTCATTTCAAAGACTTTGCCACTAGAAGCTCAGGATGCGACACAGTAATATTGGGTACGGGCATTGCTCCTCTAGCAGAGGCCGCAGATTGGATTAAAAAGAATACACAAGATTTATGGATTATAGCTGAGCAAGACCGTGCGGATATCCCTTCTGGTGAGGCAGCTAAAAGCAATGCGGCATATTTAAAGGGCATTTTCGGTGAGGAGTGA
- a CDS encoding 3-isopropylmalate dehydrogenase, translating into MLKTYKIAVIPGDGTGPEVVREGLKVLKSVSEVAGFQYETTEYDWGGDRYLRTGEVLPENAIEEMRKYDAIYLGAIGHPDVKPGILEKGILLALRFGLDQYINLRPVKLYPGVDTPLKDKKPEDIDYVVVRENTEGLYAGAGGVLKKGTPDEVAVQESINTRKGVERCIRYAFEYCRKRNKAKRLTLVGKTNVLTYAFDLWERTFYEVGEEYPDITTDYAHVDATTMWMIKNPEWFDVIVTDNMFGDIITDLGAMTQGGMGIAAGGNINPEGVSMFEPIGGSAPKYTGKNVINPLAAIGALQMMLENLGEQKAAELVDKAIAKVTGEKLKSLAAGKMGYTTSEVGDMVAQFVKEV; encoded by the coding sequence CTGTTGAAGACCTACAAAATAGCAGTTATCCCTGGCGATGGCACAGGGCCCGAAGTCGTCCGCGAGGGATTAAAAGTTCTAAAGTCTGTATCGGAGGTTGCAGGGTTTCAATACGAAACGACGGAATATGACTGGGGCGGTGATAGGTATCTCAGAACTGGTGAGGTGCTTCCTGAGAATGCAATCGAGGAAATGAGGAAGTATGACGCAATTTACCTGGGTGCAATAGGCCATCCTGATGTTAAGCCTGGAATTCTAGAGAAAGGCATCTTACTGGCGCTAAGATTTGGCCTTGACCAATATATTAACCTTAGGCCGGTCAAACTTTATCCGGGGGTAGATACACCGCTGAAGGATAAGAAGCCAGAGGACATTGATTATGTTGTAGTTCGCGAAAACACAGAGGGTCTTTATGCTGGGGCAGGTGGCGTTTTGAAAAAGGGCACCCCAGACGAAGTCGCTGTTCAGGAATCAATTAATACAAGGAAGGGCGTTGAGCGGTGCATCCGGTATGCCTTTGAATACTGTCGGAAGCGCAATAAAGCGAAGCGGCTAACGTTAGTTGGAAAAACGAATGTATTGACGTATGCATTTGACCTGTGGGAGAGAACTTTCTACGAAGTAGGGGAAGAGTACCCCGATATAACCACGGATTATGCGCACGTGGATGCAACCACTATGTGGATGATCAAGAATCCGGAGTGGTTCGACGTAATTGTTACTGATAATATGTTCGGCGACATAATCACCGACCTTGGCGCAATGACGCAGGGCGGAATGGGAATTGCCGCCGGGGGAAATATTAACCCAGAAGGCGTTTCAATGTTCGAGCCGATTGGGGGCTCGGCTCCAAAATACACAGGAAAGAATGTAATCAATCCACTTGCGGCAATAGGTGCGCTCCAGATGATGTTGGAGAACCTTGGTGAACAGAAGGCTGCCGAGTTAGTAGACAAAGCCATTGCAAAAGTTACCGGTGAAAAACTCAAATCATTGGCAGCAGGAAAGATGGGTTACACGACAAGTGAAGTTGGTGATATGGTGGCGCAATTTGTTAAGGAGGTATAA
- a CDS encoding MTAP family purine nucleoside phosphorylase: MEEILAVIGGSQAYTLIKSGRIFGERFGSVRTPFGDSQPIYKIFAGDAYYLFLSRHGEEGYRISASFVNYCANIWALKELGATRVIAWSGPGAINVNLRLGQFVLPDDIIDETKRRIYTFFEGMGVGFVRQNPVFCPNLQNIALKAMVKLGLDVRLGGTYVCTEGPRLETPAEIKKFKAFGADMVGMTLVPEVFLAKELEMCYAPICYITNYAEGVREAKFSPGELFEGLISEEEKSLVESAVDRFPEIISAIAGILAGEERSCGCAHLMDRYKQRGDLGPDWHTWVKQPK; the protein is encoded by the coding sequence ATGGAGGAAATACTTGCTGTTATAGGTGGAAGCCAGGCATACACTTTAATTAAATCTGGGCGCATCTTTGGTGAGAGGTTTGGTTCTGTTCGAACGCCGTTTGGAGATTCTCAACCAATTTATAAAATCTTTGCTGGAGACGCCTATTACCTGTTTCTATCAAGACATGGTGAAGAAGGCTACCGAATCTCGGCGTCGTTTGTAAATTATTGTGCAAACATATGGGCTTTGAAAGAGTTGGGAGCCACTAGGGTTATAGCGTGGTCGGGCCCTGGGGCAATAAATGTGAATTTAAGATTGGGGCAATTTGTGCTTCCTGATGATATTATAGATGAAACAAAGCGGCGCATCTATACGTTTTTTGAGGGAATGGGAGTAGGTTTTGTGCGGCAGAATCCTGTATTTTGTCCAAATTTGCAAAACATAGCTCTCAAAGCGATGGTTAAACTAGGGCTTGATGTTCGCCTTGGCGGTACGTATGTCTGCACAGAGGGACCTCGATTGGAGACTCCAGCTGAAATCAAGAAGTTCAAGGCTTTTGGCGCCGATATGGTGGGAATGACTCTTGTGCCTGAAGTCTTTTTAGCCAAAGAACTCGAAATGTGCTATGCGCCTATTTGCTACATAACGAACTACGCGGAAGGGGTTAGAGAAGCAAAGTTTTCGCCTGGTGAACTATTTGAAGGATTGATATCGGAGGAGGAGAAAAGCTTAGTTGAAAGTGCAGTTGACAGGTTTCCTGAGATCATTTCTGCAATAGCTGGCATACTTGCGGGGGAAGAACGCAGTTGCGGCTGTGCACACCTTATGGATCGCTATAAACAACGTGGTGATTTAGGCCCTGATTGGCATACGTGGGTTAAGCAGCCAAAATAA
- a CDS encoding polysaccharide biosynthesis tyrosine autokinase, translated as MDIWTVYRILMKHKWAIILSTAITVGVALFGYSLLPIYYEATATMMPSERVLMHPTTIGTAIAPLSDEQRDERVSTLAAMAQSRTICAIACKKLNLKISPSELQSKLTVNRVIDNQDGRQTNLLKLKVLMDEPEKAVIVANALAESFCDFYDKVSHKEATENRKFLEEQVQEARRKLNLADERLRSFRGHARIANLNTQIEADLKVLADLKSQRDSAMAQLSEVTGNLAAVSRQIAQMSSSKTTVEMTSEGSATADLKARISQMEKDLALLRSRYTPKHPKIIQLETTLARARDELNRTSNQMTQRIVVTTNPEYEALQSQKRDLEAKQAAGQARIAALDRAIREREKQLSKYPSTDVELSRRALESKTAQEAYSSILARWNQARIDESLTTETGAIQIIDRAEKASGPIRKGPDKIQLIIASILFGIAIGAGYSLLTEKLDVSIRTVEDARSLVDLPVVGVIPTLEPAVSAIDAPRLTDLNPVSPYAESYRFLGTDLLLSAEQDGIKSIMIATAKPHQGGTVTICNLAITLAQAGKQVILVDADFRRPQLHRVFTVANKPGLSDALSNGMPISEALHQTHIPNLKLVPSGTNPDNPWKLLRSRRFVEIMDELKAMSDFVLFDSPSAMVFADAITISSLVDGVIVVIRANQPPRGNELQLKHLLNKANANIIGVVLNAVSPHLTDSICFHDYYYSSPSQGKSRLAISSSQGTKDTAAIIPKDEDKQA; from the coding sequence ATGGATATCTGGACAGTTTACCGCATCCTAATGAAGCACAAATGGGCTATCATTTTATCTACCGCTATCACGGTTGGAGTAGCCCTATTCGGATACTCCCTTTTACCTATTTACTATGAAGCAACCGCCACTATGATGCCATCTGAAAGAGTATTGATGCACCCTACTACAATTGGAACCGCTATTGCCCCTTTAAGTGACGAGCAACGCGATGAACGTGTATCAACCTTGGCAGCAATGGCTCAAAGCCGCACAATATGTGCCATTGCCTGCAAAAAGCTGAATCTAAAAATTTCTCCATCTGAGCTTCAAAGCAAACTTACAGTAAATCGAGTTATTGACAACCAAGACGGTCGACAGACAAATTTGCTTAAACTAAAAGTCCTAATGGATGAGCCTGAAAAGGCTGTCATAGTCGCCAATGCGCTGGCAGAAAGTTTCTGTGATTTCTACGACAAAGTCAGCCATAAAGAAGCCACAGAAAACCGTAAGTTCCTTGAAGAACAAGTGCAGGAAGCACGCCGCAAGCTCAATCTCGCAGACGAACGACTGCGAAGTTTTCGAGGGCACGCTCGCATTGCAAATCTAAACACTCAAATTGAAGCTGATTTGAAAGTCTTAGCAGATCTTAAATCACAACGAGACTCTGCTATGGCACAGCTATCGGAAGTTACTGGGAACCTAGCGGCCGTGTCCAGACAAATTGCCCAGATGAGTAGTTCTAAGACCACAGTTGAAATGACTTCCGAGGGTAGTGCAACCGCAGATTTAAAAGCACGAATTTCCCAAATGGAGAAAGACCTTGCACTTCTTAGAAGCCGTTATACTCCTAAACATCCAAAGATTATTCAGCTTGAGACAACTTTGGCACGTGCCCGCGACGAACTAAATCGCACTTCGAACCAAATGACGCAAAGAATTGTAGTCACTACAAATCCTGAATATGAAGCACTTCAATCACAGAAAAGAGATCTCGAGGCTAAGCAGGCAGCAGGACAAGCTAGGATCGCTGCTTTAGACCGTGCTATTCGCGAGCGAGAAAAACAACTCTCAAAATACCCTAGCACTGATGTTGAACTTAGTAGACGAGCACTGGAAAGCAAGACAGCACAGGAAGCTTACAGCTCGATTCTTGCCCGTTGGAATCAAGCAAGAATTGACGAAAGTCTTACAACTGAAACCGGTGCAATCCAAATAATTGACCGTGCTGAAAAAGCAAGCGGACCAATTCGAAAGGGACCTGATAAAATTCAACTTATTATTGCCTCGATTTTGTTCGGCATCGCCATTGGCGCAGGTTACTCTCTATTAACCGAAAAGCTGGACGTATCCATCCGTACCGTAGAAGACGCACGCTCGCTAGTTGACTTGCCAGTTGTAGGAGTCATTCCAACACTTGAACCCGCAGTTTCGGCGATTGATGCGCCAAGGCTTACGGATTTAAACCCGGTTTCACCTTACGCGGAGTCTTATCGGTTCCTAGGAACAGATTTACTCCTCTCGGCAGAACAAGATGGAATCAAAAGCATAATGATTGCCACCGCAAAACCTCATCAAGGCGGGACTGTAACAATTTGCAATCTCGCGATTACTCTTGCGCAAGCAGGCAAGCAAGTGATACTTGTCGATGCAGACTTCCGCCGGCCCCAGCTTCATCGTGTATTTACGGTCGCCAACAAACCTGGCCTGAGTGACGCATTGTCTAATGGTATGCCAATTTCAGAAGCTTTGCACCAAACCCACATTCCAAATTTGAAACTTGTTCCATCGGGAACAAATCCAGATAACCCTTGGAAATTACTCAGGTCACGAAGATTTGTCGAAATCATGGACGAGCTTAAAGCTATGAGCGATTTTGTACTGTTCGATTCTCCAAGCGCAATGGTCTTCGCAGACGCAATTACCATTTCCTCACTAGTCGATGGAGTAATAGTTGTAATTCGTGCGAATCAACCCCCAAGGGGCAATGAGCTACAGCTTAAACACTTACTGAATAAGGCAAATGCTAATATCATTGGAGTGGTTCTAAACGCAGTTTCCCCACATTTAACAGACAGTATTTGCTTTCATGATTATTATTACTCGTCTCCTAGCCAAGGAAAATCAAGACTTGCTATTAGCAGCAGTCAAGGCACAAAAGATACTGCGGCAATCATACCAAAAGACGAAGACAAACAGGCTTGA